The sequence GTTGGTGGTTCTTATTTTAAGATTTCCATAGCTGCTCCCTATCATATCAATCCTTTTGAATTACCTCTTCCTAGAGAAGATGAAAGGCCAGACGATATTTTAAGGTCAAATATTATAAACTTGGTTGGCCTTTTAAGGCTTATGCTTGGGGGCCTAACTCCAGAAGAAGACGCTATCATTGATCGAGCCCTGACCGAAACCTATGCTGCTAAAGATATTACTTCCGAGACTGACCCTAATACCTGGAAAGATAGTCTACCCCTAATGTCAGATTTGGAAACGGTCTTGGAAACAATGGAAGGAACGGGGTCTTTAGTTAGAAGACTTCAAAAATTTACTAAAGGTGCTTATTCTAAATTTTTCAACCAACCTTCGAATATCTCAATGGAAAAGGGGTTCATTGTCTTTGGAATAAGAGACATGGAAGAGGAGTTAAAACCAATGGCTCTTTATGTAATTTTAAGATATATTTGGAAGATAGTCAGAACAAGCCTTAAAAAAAGAATTTTAGTTGTTGATGAGGCCTGGTGGCTAATGCAAACAGAGGATGGAGCTTCCTTTTTATATGGAATCTGTAAAAGAGCCAGAAAATATTGGTTAGGAGTAACAACTGTTACCCAGGATATTAACGATTTTATGAAATCAGTTTATGGCCAGCCAATCATTACCAATTCCTCTTTGCAACTTTTACTAAAGCAATCACCAGCAACAATTGATATTGTCAAAAAGACCTTTAATTTAACTGAAGAGGAAAAATATCTACTGCTTGAGGCAGAGGTTGGGGAGGGATTGTTTTTTGCCGGGCAAAAACATGTTGCTATAAAAGTAGTTGCCTCTTATGCTGAAGACCAGATAATTACCACTGCCCCTGAAGAAATTTTAAAAATTAAAAAAGCAAAAATAGAATTAAAAAAAGAAATTTAGGCCATGTCAATTTCTAAAAAAATATTAATTATCTCTCTTTTAGCAGCCTTTTTAACCTTTGCTTTGGTTGGTTTTTCTTTAGCCCAAAGAGAACCTGAGATTGACTACCCAGAAATA is a genomic window of Patescibacteria group bacterium containing:
- a CDS encoding DUF87 domain-containing protein yields the protein MKLPFLKKKKPEIPEKIFEAELVKATDIIAPSSIEVTSNYLKIGERFAKSYFIFSYPRYLSTAWLSPVIDLDIPLDISFFVHPIESGMIMKQLVKKVAEIQSEIMEREEKGLVRDPALEVAYRDIEELRDKLQTARERMFRFGLYLTVYVDNEEKFRDTETALRSLLEGRLIYIKPALFQQHEGFISTSPYGLDRLQIHTPMNTEPLSSVFPFVSFDLSSNEGILYGVNRHNNSLILFDRFTLENANAVAFGKAGSGKSYAVKLEILRSLMLGVDVIVIDPENEYGALSDAVGGSYFKISIAAPYHINPFELPLPREDERPDDILRSNIINLVGLLRLMLGGLTPEEDAIIDRALTETYAAKDITSETDPNTWKDSLPLMSDLETVLETMEGTGSLVRRLQKFTKGAYSKFFNQPSNISMEKGFIVFGIRDMEEELKPMALYVILRYIWKIVRTSLKKRILVVDEAWWLMQTEDGASFLYGICKRARKYWLGVTTVTQDINDFMKSVYGQPIITNSSLQLLLKQSPATIDIVKKTFNLTEEEKYLLLEAEVGEGLFFAGQKHVAIKVVASYAEDQIITTAPEEILKIKKAKIELKKEI